The nucleotide sequence CAGGTCCTTGTGATAGGAAAACAGGATGCTTCCGTTCTGCAAAAGGTTGATCAGGTACTGCACGTACTCCAATCCCACGGCAAAACATCCCTCGCTCCAGCCCAGGCGCCGGTTGCGGGCAATGAATTCCTCGCTGACATAACTGGCTCCGTGCAAAACGATCTGCCGCAGCCGCGAGTTATTGTTCGAACGATCTATGCCATCCAAATAAAGCGACAGTCCGTTTTTGGGGCTGTTGTAAGTTCCCTTGGCGAAGTAAAAACCCAAAGAGCTTTTCCACGAATCCGGCAGATTTGAAAAACTGCGTGTTTCCAGAATGCCGGAGCGAATGCCATGGGCCACATAAAACTTCTGCACAAGTCCAGTGCGCAAATCCAGCAGGTGCAGACGCTTTTCAGTGCTGGGACGGGAATAATCCACCAGCACGGCATAATCGGTGTTGGGAATGCGACCTTCATTATAGTCGAACATGCGGAAAATCAGATCCAGTGGTTCACGCG is from Bdellovibrio bacteriovorus str. Tiberius and encodes:
- a CDS encoding murein L,D-transpeptidase catalytic domain family protein, with the translated sequence MALFLLFSASVSAAESMFNRRAANGRFLFDVLLEQSVPREPLDLIFRMFDYNEGRIPNTDYAVLVDYSRPSTEKRLHLLDLRTGLVQKFYVAHGIRSGILETRSFSNLPDSWKSSLGFYFAKGTYNSPKNGLSLYLDGIDRSNNNSRLRQIVLHGASYVSEEFIARNRRLGWSEGCFAVGLEYVQYLINLLQNGSILFSYHKDLIGYSRRYPSEQSLMGDELVPPGVNTRRNPGEGGGVD